One part of the Ralstonia pickettii genome encodes these proteins:
- a CDS encoding ribonucleotide-diphosphate reductase subunit beta produces the protein MLSWDDDVKPAAQPSAAPQPVYQPQPQLQTATADQGGVLPPSATQAAGTGILGNNPNAAAAQNNRRVNAADKRVINGATDVNQLVPFKYKWAWEKYLAGCANHWMPQEINMSRDIALWKDPNGLTEDERRIIKRNLGFFVTADSLAANNIVLGTYRQITAPECRQYLLRQAFEEAIHTHAYQYIVESLGLNEAEIFNAYHEVQSIRDKDEFLIPFIDTLTDPSFKTGTPENDQKLLKSLIVFACIMEGLFFYVGFTQILAMGRQNKMTGAAEQYQYILRDESLHCNFGIDLINQIKLENPHLWTAEFKAEITELFKKAVDLEYRYAEDTMPRGVLGLNAPMFKGYLRFICNRRCQQIGLDALFPNEENPFPWMSEMIDLKKERNFFETRVIEYQTGGALSWE, from the coding sequence ATGCTGAGCTGGGACGACGACGTCAAACCTGCCGCACAACCTTCGGCTGCTCCGCAGCCGGTGTATCAACCGCAGCCGCAACTGCAAACGGCCACCGCCGACCAGGGTGGCGTGCTGCCCCCGTCGGCCACGCAGGCCGCCGGCACGGGCATCCTCGGCAACAATCCGAACGCCGCTGCCGCACAGAACAACCGCCGCGTAAATGCCGCCGACAAGCGCGTCATCAACGGCGCGACCGACGTCAACCAGTTGGTGCCGTTCAAGTACAAGTGGGCCTGGGAAAAGTACCTCGCCGGCTGCGCGAACCACTGGATGCCGCAGGAAATCAACATGTCCCGCGACATCGCCCTGTGGAAAGACCCGAACGGTCTGACCGAAGACGAGCGCCGCATCATCAAGCGCAACCTGGGCTTTTTCGTGACGGCCGACTCGCTGGCCGCCAACAACATCGTGCTCGGCACGTACCGCCAGATCACCGCGCCGGAATGCCGTCAGTACCTGCTGCGCCAGGCGTTCGAAGAGGCGATCCACACGCACGCGTACCAGTACATCGTTGAATCGCTGGGCCTGAACGAGGCCGAGATCTTCAACGCGTACCACGAAGTGCAGTCGATCCGCGACAAGGACGAGTTCCTGATCCCGTTCATCGATACGCTGACCGATCCGTCGTTCAAGACCGGCACGCCTGAGAACGACCAGAAGCTGCTGAAGTCGCTCATCGTCTTCGCCTGCATCATGGAAGGCCTGTTCTTCTACGTCGGCTTCACGCAGATCCTGGCGATGGGCCGTCAGAACAAGATGACCGGCGCCGCCGAGCAGTACCAGTACATCCTGCGCGACGAGTCGCTGCACTGCAATTTCGGTATCGACCTGATCAACCAGATCAAGCTGGAGAACCCGCACCTGTGGACGGCCGAGTTCAAGGCCGAGATCACGGAGCTGTTCAAGAAGGCCGTCGACCTGGAATACCGCTACGCAGAGGACACCATGCCGCGCGGCGTGCTGGGCCTGAACGCGCCGATGTTCAAGGGCTATCTGCGCTTCATCTGCAACCGTCGCTGCCAGCAGATCGGCCTGGACGCGCTGTTCCCGAACGAGGAAAACCCGTTCCCGTGGATGAGCGAGATGATCGACCTGAAGAAGGAACGCAACTTCTTCGAGACGCGCGTGATCGAGTACCAGACCGGCGGCGCGCTGTCCTGGGAGTGA
- a CDS encoding EamA family transporter, with amino-acid sequence MSSAAPASAASTTITSPWMPILALMGSMASVCLGNSFAKTLFPVLGAAGTVTYRVTIGAVILLAFWRPWRLHLSRADAGRIALYGVTLASMNLLFYLSLQRLPIGIAIAIEFTGPLVLAVLLSRRALDFVWIGLAVVGLLMLTVADKSVGQVDHLGAVYALAAGVCWALYIVTGKNLGGLHAGQATSLGMVVGALFAIPFGVAQAGSALLAPSLILAGLGIGLLSSAIPYSLEMVALKHLPGKTFSVLLSLEPAIGALAGAIVLHEQLTGRQWVAILAIIAASAGCALTVRAPKPSPDPAGVA; translated from the coding sequence ATGTCTTCCGCTGCTCCCGCCTCCGCCGCTTCCACCACGATCACCTCCCCCTGGATGCCCATCCTTGCGCTGATGGGTTCGATGGCCTCTGTGTGCCTCGGTAACTCGTTTGCCAAGACGCTGTTCCCGGTGCTGGGCGCAGCGGGCACGGTCACATATCGCGTGACCATTGGCGCGGTGATCCTGCTGGCGTTCTGGCGGCCGTGGCGCCTGCACCTGAGCCGCGCGGATGCCGGCCGCATCGCGCTGTACGGCGTCACGCTGGCGAGCATGAACCTGCTGTTCTACCTGTCGCTGCAGCGGTTGCCGATCGGCATCGCGATCGCCATCGAGTTCACGGGGCCGCTGGTGCTGGCCGTGCTGCTGTCGCGCCGCGCGCTGGATTTCGTGTGGATCGGGCTGGCGGTGGTCGGCTTGCTCATGCTGACGGTGGCGGACAAGTCGGTCGGACAGGTTGACCACCTGGGCGCTGTGTATGCGCTCGCCGCCGGGGTGTGCTGGGCGCTCTACATCGTGACCGGCAAGAACCTCGGCGGTCTGCACGCGGGCCAGGCGACGTCGCTCGGCATGGTCGTGGGCGCGTTGTTTGCAATTCCGTTTGGGGTGGCGCAGGCCGGGTCGGCGCTGCTCGCACCCTCGCTCATTCTGGCGGGACTCGGGATCGGGCTGCTGTCGAGTGCGATTCCGTATTCGTTGGAGATGGTGGCGCTCAAGCATCTGCCGGGCAAGACGTTTTCCGTGCTGCTCAGCCTGGAGCCTGCCATTGGGGCGCTGGCCGGCGCAATCGTTCTGCACGAGCAGCTGACCGGGCGGCAGTGGGTGGCGATCCTGGCCATCATCGCCGCGTCGGCAGGATGTGCACTGACGGTGCGGGCGCCCAAGCCTTCTCCGGATCCTGCCGGCGTCGCCTGA
- a CDS encoding methyl-accepting chemotaxis protein, with the protein MRQWTLKAKLRLALALMWLGLIGVGIWSAMETRATMLDERKAGLQNLVDAAEGIAKLYHGRAQSGAMTEADAKKAALSTLASMRFGTTGYLFVVDSQFILLMHPTLADMVGKSTAGFKDPTGKPVYPTIVNAAKDKGFGFAEYQGRLPGSETALPKIGYVKHFAPWDWNLSSAVFLQEVDAAYRHSLVANLIVILLVGGAVSLAMSLIIRNVQRGLGGEPGYATEVARRIAGGDLAVQVQTRSGDRDSMLVAMAQMQQQLTGTIGHIKTSADSIASATKQIAAGNADLSQRTEEQASSLEETASSMEELTSIVRQNADNARQASTLAVNASDIAAKGGEVVGRVIDTMAGINESSKKIADIIGVIEGIAFQTNILALNAAVEAARAGEQGRGFAVVAGEVRNLAQRSAGAAKEIKELIGDSVGRVENGTTLVAEAGNVIDEVVVAVKRVTDIMGEISSASEEQSAGIEQVNQAVNQMDEVTQQNAALVEQAAAAALSLEEQAQVLRDAVASFRTA; encoded by the coding sequence ATGCGACAGTGGACACTCAAAGCAAAGCTGCGCCTCGCGCTGGCCCTGATGTGGCTGGGGCTGATCGGCGTCGGGATCTGGAGCGCGATGGAGACCCGCGCGACCATGCTCGACGAACGCAAGGCCGGCCTGCAGAACCTCGTAGATGCCGCCGAGGGCATCGCCAAGCTGTATCACGGCCGCGCGCAATCGGGCGCCATGACCGAAGCTGATGCCAAGAAAGCCGCGCTGTCGACGCTCGCCTCGATGCGCTTCGGCACCACGGGCTATCTGTTCGTGGTCGATTCGCAGTTCATCCTGCTGATGCACCCGACGCTGGCGGACATGGTCGGCAAGAGCACCGCGGGCTTCAAGGATCCGACCGGCAAACCGGTCTATCCGACCATCGTCAACGCCGCCAAAGACAAGGGCTTCGGCTTTGCCGAATACCAGGGTCGCCTGCCCGGCAGCGAGACCGCATTGCCGAAGATCGGCTACGTGAAGCACTTTGCGCCATGGGACTGGAATCTCTCCAGCGCCGTCTTTCTGCAGGAAGTGGATGCGGCGTATCGCCATTCGCTCGTCGCGAACCTGATCGTCATTCTGCTGGTGGGCGGCGCGGTGTCGCTGGCCATGTCGCTCATCATCCGCAACGTGCAGCGCGGACTGGGCGGCGAGCCGGGCTACGCCACGGAGGTCGCACGGCGCATTGCCGGCGGTGATCTGGCCGTGCAGGTCCAAACCCGCTCCGGCGACCGCGACAGCATGCTGGTCGCCATGGCGCAGATGCAGCAGCAACTGACCGGCACCATCGGCCATATCAAGACATCGGCGGACTCGATCGCGAGTGCCACCAAGCAGATCGCCGCCGGCAACGCCGACCTGTCGCAACGCACGGAAGAGCAGGCTTCGTCGCTGGAAGAAACCGCGTCGAGCATGGAAGAGCTGACGAGCATCGTGCGTCAGAACGCCGACAACGCGCGCCAGGCCAGCACGCTGGCCGTCAACGCGTCGGACATCGCAGCCAAGGGCGGCGAGGTGGTCGGCCGCGTGATCGACACCATGGCCGGCATCAACGAAAGCAGCAAGAAGATCGCGGACATCATCGGCGTGATTGAAGGCATTGCCTTTCAGACGAACATCCTGGCGCTGAACGCGGCGGTCGAGGCCGCGCGCGCCGGCGAACAGGGCCGCGGCTTTGCCGTTGTTGCCGGCGAGGTGCGCAACCTGGCGCAGCGCTCGGCCGGGGCGGCCAAGGAGATCAAGGAACTCATCGGCGATTCGGTCGGCCGCGTGGAAAACGGCACCACGTTGGTGGCCGAAGCGGGCAACGTGATTGACGAGGTGGTGGTCGCGGTCAAACGCGTGACGGACATCATGGGCGAGATCAGCTCGGCCTCCGAAGAACAAAGCGCCGGCATCGAGCAGGTCAACCAGGCCGTGAACCAGATGGACGAGGTGACGCAGCAGAACGCCGCACTAGTCGAGCAAGCGGCCGCCGCTGCGCTGTCGCTGGAAGAACAGGCGCAGGTGCTGCGCGACGCGGTGGCGTCGTTCCGTACCGCCTGA
- a CDS encoding M14 family metallopeptidase — protein MTVEAFFSQTYDEARGKFLAAAQARGLRIERHLHPDAVGPSGEQLSIDTALLAPAQAQTLLIFTSGVHGVEGFCGSGCQTGLLQDDELFARLATAKVALLLVHAVNPYGFAHLRRVNEDNVDLNRNSVDFAEAAFANPAYLEVDPLLLPHTWPPSQADQAALQHYMVTRGEKALQDAATSGQYRVPDGMFYGGSAPCWSTLQMRGIVSRHAAALSRLVWIDLHTGLGHYGHGEKIFNSPDPAELERAMRTWGADVRPIAAAGSVSSVVKGDLVGIAYELLPGVEKTCVTLEFGTLAPLAVLQALRADHWLYRHPEQGAAQRVGIRQALRDAFYCDVPEWKGMVYAQTRMAVLQALARFSG, from the coding sequence ATGACGGTCGAAGCCTTCTTCTCGCAGACCTACGATGAAGCCCGCGGCAAGTTCCTCGCCGCTGCGCAGGCCCGGGGGCTCCGCATCGAGCGTCATCTGCATCCGGATGCGGTCGGGCCATCCGGCGAACAGCTTTCCATCGACACCGCGCTGCTCGCACCCGCGCAGGCGCAAACGCTGCTGATCTTCACCTCGGGCGTCCATGGTGTGGAAGGATTCTGCGGCTCCGGTTGCCAGACCGGCTTGCTGCAAGACGACGAACTGTTCGCGCGGCTGGCGACCGCCAAGGTCGCGCTGCTGCTGGTGCACGCGGTCAATCCGTATGGGTTTGCGCACCTGCGACGCGTGAATGAAGACAACGTTGACCTGAACCGCAACAGCGTCGACTTTGCGGAGGCTGCTTTCGCCAATCCGGCCTACCTTGAAGTCGATCCGCTCCTGCTGCCGCACACATGGCCGCCCAGCCAGGCCGACCAGGCAGCGCTGCAGCACTACATGGTCACGCGCGGCGAGAAAGCCCTGCAGGACGCCGCGACGAGCGGCCAATACCGCGTGCCGGACGGCATGTTCTACGGCGGCAGCGCGCCGTGCTGGAGCACGCTGCAGATGCGCGGAATCGTGTCGCGGCACGCGGCCGCCCTGTCGCGCCTGGTGTGGATCGACCTGCATACCGGTCTCGGCCACTACGGTCACGGCGAGAAGATCTTCAACAGTCCTGATCCTGCCGAACTGGAGCGCGCCATGCGCACCTGGGGCGCCGATGTTCGGCCGATTGCGGCAGCGGGTTCGGTCTCGTCAGTCGTCAAGGGCGATCTGGTGGGCATCGCCTACGAACTGCTGCCCGGCGTCGAGAAGACCTGCGTCACGCTGGAGTTCGGCACGCTCGCGCCGCTGGCGGTGCTGCAGGCGCTGCGCGCCGACCATTGGCTGTATCGCCACCCGGAGCAGGGCGCCGCGCAGCGGGTCGGCATCCGCCAGGCGTTGCGTGATGCGTTTTATTGCGACGTGCCGGAATGGAAGGGGATGGTCTACGCGCAGACGCGCATGGCGGTTCTGCAAGCGCTGGCGCGGTTTTCCGGCTAG
- a CDS encoding ribonucleoside-diphosphate reductase subunit alpha, translating to MQTAQSEIHSGTANPSQFAQSAGGTAVAPGTASGVNLADYKIIRRNGAVVSFEPSKIAVAMTKAFLAVNGGQGAASARVRELVDQQTQNVVRALLRSRPNGGTFHIEDVQDQVELALMRSGEHDVARAYVLYRERRAQERAQAGETQQQPAFIGLNVTDGGISRPLDMAALRNVIVSACEGLGEAVDPEPILKETVKNLYEGVPMTQVYDSAILASRTLIEKDPAYSQVTARILLHTIRREILGEEVTQAEMSTRYVDYFPQFIERGINAELLDDKLAQFDLARLGAALDASRDFQFNYLGLQTLYDRYFLHINETRIEMPQAFFMRVAMGLALNEIDREARAIEFYQLLSSFDFMSSTPTLFNSGTRRSQLSSCYLTTVSDDLDGIYEALKENALLSKFAGGLGNDWTNVRALGSHIKGTNGKSQGVVPFLKVVNDTAVAVNQGGKRKGAVCAYLETWHLDIEEFLELRKNTGDDRRRTHDMNTANWIPDLFMKRVMEGGEWTLFSPSTCPDLHDKVGKAFEQAYLAYEDKVARGEIKLFKKMPALQLWRKMLGMLFETGHPWITFKDPCNIRSPQQHVGVVHSSNLCTEITLNTNDSEIAVCNLGSVNLVAHLVKQPDGSVVLDHEKLKKTVRTAMRMLDNVIDINYYAVKKARDSNLRHRPVGMGIMGFQDALHVLRVPYASEAAVQFADTSMEAVCYYAYWASTELAEERGRYSSYKGSLWDRGILPQDSLKLLAEERGGYLEADMSSTMDWDSLRGRIKQYGMRNSNCVAIAPTATISNIIGVSACIEPTYQNLYVKSNLSGEFTVVNDYLVRDLKARGLWDEVMVADLKYFDGSLARIDRIPQDLRDLYATAFEVEPQWLVEAASRRQKWIDQAQSLNIYMAGASGKKLDDTYKLAWLRGLKTTYYLRTIGATHVEKSTVSRGTLNAVSSGSDVGGVSAAGASGVTSAAPTSALDAAAATAQAMPEAEGAVCTMRPGDPGFEECEACQ from the coding sequence ATGCAGACGGCCCAATCCGAAATCCACTCCGGCACCGCCAATCCTTCGCAATTTGCGCAAAGCGCTGGCGGCACGGCCGTGGCCCCCGGCACCGCTTCCGGCGTCAATCTTGCCGACTACAAGATCATTCGCCGCAACGGCGCCGTGGTGAGCTTCGAGCCTTCGAAGATCGCCGTGGCCATGACCAAGGCTTTCCTCGCCGTGAATGGCGGGCAGGGTGCTGCTTCCGCGCGTGTGCGCGAGCTGGTCGACCAACAAACGCAGAACGTCGTGCGCGCACTGCTGCGCAGCCGCCCGAACGGCGGCACGTTCCATATCGAAGACGTGCAGGATCAGGTGGAACTGGCCCTGATGCGCTCGGGCGAGCACGACGTGGCCCGCGCCTACGTGCTGTACCGCGAGCGCCGCGCCCAGGAGCGCGCGCAAGCCGGTGAAACCCAGCAGCAACCGGCCTTCATCGGCCTGAACGTGACCGACGGCGGCATCAGCCGCCCGCTGGACATGGCGGCGCTGCGCAACGTGATCGTCTCGGCCTGCGAAGGCCTGGGCGAAGCGGTGGACCCGGAGCCGATCCTCAAGGAAACGGTCAAGAACCTGTATGAAGGCGTGCCGATGACGCAGGTGTACGACTCGGCCATCCTGGCCTCCCGTACCCTGATCGAAAAGGACCCGGCGTACAGCCAGGTCACGGCGCGCATCCTGCTGCACACGATCCGTCGCGAAATCCTCGGCGAAGAAGTCACGCAAGCGGAAATGAGCACGCGCTACGTCGACTACTTCCCGCAGTTCATCGAGCGCGGCATCAACGCCGAGCTGCTCGACGACAAGCTCGCTCAGTTCGACTTGGCCCGCCTGGGCGCGGCGCTGGATGCCTCGCGCGACTTCCAGTTCAACTACCTCGGCCTGCAGACGCTGTACGACCGCTACTTCCTGCACATCAACGAAACCCGCATCGAGATGCCGCAGGCGTTCTTCATGCGTGTGGCGATGGGCCTGGCGCTGAACGAAATCGACCGCGAAGCCCGCGCCATCGAGTTCTACCAGCTGCTGTCGTCGTTCGACTTCATGTCGAGCACGCCGACGCTGTTCAACTCGGGCACGCGCCGCTCGCAGCTGTCTTCGTGCTACCTGACCACCGTGTCGGACGATCTGGACGGCATTTACGAGGCACTGAAGGAAAACGCGCTGCTCTCCAAGTTCGCCGGCGGTCTGGGCAACGACTGGACCAACGTGCGCGCACTCGGCTCGCACATCAAGGGCACGAACGGCAAGTCGCAAGGCGTGGTGCCGTTCCTGAAGGTCGTCAACGACACGGCCGTGGCCGTGAACCAGGGCGGCAAGCGCAAGGGCGCCGTCTGCGCGTACCTGGAAACGTGGCACCTGGACATCGAAGAATTCCTGGAGCTGCGCAAGAACACCGGCGACGACCGCCGCCGCACCCACGACATGAACACGGCTAACTGGATTCCGGACCTGTTCATGAAGCGCGTGATGGAAGGCGGCGAGTGGACGCTGTTCTCGCCGTCCACCTGCCCGGACCTGCACGACAAGGTCGGCAAGGCATTCGAACAGGCCTACCTGGCCTACGAAGACAAGGTCGCGCGCGGCGAGATCAAGCTCTTCAAGAAGATGCCGGCGCTGCAGCTGTGGCGCAAGATGCTGGGCATGCTGTTCGAAACCGGCCACCCGTGGATCACGTTCAAGGATCCGTGCAACATCCGCAGCCCGCAGCAGCACGTGGGCGTGGTGCACAGCTCCAACCTGTGCACGGAAATCACGCTGAACACCAACGACAGCGAAATCGCCGTGTGCAACCTGGGTTCGGTCAACCTGGTCGCCCACCTGGTCAAGCAGCCTGACGGCAGCGTGGTGCTCGATCACGAGAAGCTGAAGAAGACCGTGCGCACCGCCATGCGCATGCTCGACAACGTGATCGACATCAACTACTACGCGGTCAAGAAGGCACGTGATTCGAACCTGCGCCACCGTCCGGTCGGCATGGGCATCATGGGCTTCCAGGACGCGCTGCACGTGCTGCGCGTGCCGTACGCCAGCGAGGCAGCGGTGCAGTTTGCCGACACGTCGATGGAAGCCGTGTGCTACTACGCCTACTGGGCATCGACCGAGCTGGCCGAAGAGCGTGGCCGCTACAGCAGCTACAAGGGCTCGCTGTGGGATCGCGGCATCCTGCCACAAGACTCGCTCAAGCTGCTGGCCGAAGAGCGCGGCGGCTACCTGGAAGCCGACATGTCGTCGACGATGGACTGGGACAGCCTGCGCGGCCGCATCAAGCAGTACGGCATGCGCAACTCGAACTGCGTGGCGATCGCCCCGACGGCAACGATCTCCAACATCATCGGCGTGTCGGCCTGTATCGAGCCGACGTACCAGAACCTGTACGTCAAGTCGAACCTCTCGGGCGAGTTCACGGTGGTCAACGACTACCTGGTGCGCGACCTGAAGGCACGCGGCCTGTGGGACGAAGTGATGGTCGCCGACCTGAAGTACTTCGACGGCTCGCTGGCCCGCATCGACCGCATCCCGCAAGACCTGCGCGACCTGTACGCCACGGCCTTCGAAGTGGAACCGCAATGGCTGGTGGAAGCGGCATCGCGTCGCCAGAAGTGGATCGATCAGGCCCAGTCGCTGAATATCTACATGGCCGGCGCATCGGGCAAGAAGCTGGACGACACGTACAAGCTGGCGTGGTTGCGTGGCCTGAAGACCACGTACTACCTGCGCACGATCGGTGCCACGCACGTCGAGAAGTCGACCGTGTCGCGCGGCACGCTGAATGCGGTGTCGTCGGGTAGCGATGTGGGTGGTGTGTCGGCTGCAGGTGCATCCGGCGTGACTTCAGCCGCGCCGACCAGCGCACTGGACGCCGCCGCCGCCACCGCCCAGGCGATGCCGGAAGCCGAAGGCGCCGTGTGCACGATGCGCCCGGGCGACCCCGGTTTCGAGGAATGCGAAGCCTGCCAATAA
- a CDS encoding alkaline phosphatase family protein, whose protein sequence is MAWNHPARRLLTAALSTTVAATLATTLTACGGGDSSPIANQGSTAAPSTSASKKVLMVGVDGATYAQVQSALLQRSLPNLGALAVMPASTGGTLGTITAQPPLDTPSWATVLTGTWQNRHGVTDDTVTTLAAPSVFSYARSAAKAAGTTQRLGAAVSSAVLPALLKADQQAGNLDTLVDCAQVDTCVTQNSVRLVQSGYDVVFAQYTAPAAAALASGLQSDAYTAALANVDQALGTLQAAIAQRRTANPNEDWLVVVTTSHGLDATGATTSAPTLENRSAFIALNKPVNAVLGKTGMAAPTSEATLAALPSEADIVPTVLAQLNAAVPATAHQLDGAALTASAVGVRNVQSTVGAYNASLALNWQNPTPASGPITVLRDGKPVATLPATATQYTDSNIAAASGIYRINYTLVRNNVPVSMLAQIAYVAPTPLATSLTNGLAAYYSFDPLPPTDRKANSTIGPWVAGTDGGSAAADPFGGTALSVDSRIDAYKLTQNGADIAQSPQFTIGFWFKSDCTQGNGTGEPILANKDYTSGANAGIAFGLFGGCEARFNLGSGGKRDDIQGMKFSANQWAYLAFSVDTQAKRFSAYILDPVLGVQKVEDKAIANTDVTKLGGLATKVWGLNDDATHNYVPNNPGSLKGVMAYDDLAMWTRRLTLDELKTINGSHQPLSSLNP, encoded by the coding sequence ATGGCTTGGAATCACCCCGCCCGGCGCCTGCTGACGGCCGCGCTGAGCACGACCGTGGCAGCGACGCTGGCGACCACATTGACGGCATGCGGCGGTGGCGACAGCAGCCCCATCGCTAACCAGGGCAGCACGGCCGCGCCCTCCACCAGCGCCAGCAAGAAGGTGCTGATGGTCGGCGTGGACGGCGCCACCTATGCGCAGGTACAGAGCGCGCTCTTGCAGCGCAGCCTGCCGAACCTGGGCGCGCTGGCGGTGATGCCGGCATCGACCGGCGGCACGCTTGGCACCATCACCGCCCAGCCGCCGCTGGACACACCCAGCTGGGCCACCGTGCTGACCGGCACCTGGCAAAACCGCCATGGTGTGACCGACGACACCGTCACCACCCTGGCCGCCCCAAGCGTGTTCAGCTACGCGCGCAGCGCCGCCAAGGCCGCGGGCACCACGCAACGCCTTGGCGCCGCCGTCAGCTCGGCTGTGCTGCCCGCGCTGCTCAAGGCGGATCAGCAAGCCGGCAATCTCGATACGCTGGTCGACTGCGCCCAGGTGGACACTTGCGTGACGCAGAACAGCGTGAGGCTCGTGCAGTCCGGCTACGACGTCGTCTTCGCGCAATACACCGCGCCGGCCGCCGCCGCGCTGGCTTCGGGCCTGCAAAGCGATGCATACACCGCTGCGCTGGCCAACGTCGACCAGGCGCTCGGCACGCTGCAGGCTGCCATCGCCCAGCGCCGCACCGCCAACCCCAACGAAGACTGGCTCGTTGTCGTCACCACCAGCCACGGCCTGGACGCCACGGGGGCCACCACGTCGGCGCCGACGCTGGAAAACCGCTCCGCCTTCATCGCCCTGAACAAGCCGGTCAATGCCGTGCTCGGCAAGACCGGCATGGCGGCGCCCACGTCGGAAGCCACGCTGGCCGCGCTGCCGAGCGAGGCCGACATCGTGCCGACCGTCCTGGCGCAACTGAACGCCGCTGTGCCGGCGACGGCGCATCAGCTCGACGGTGCAGCGCTCACGGCCAGTGCCGTCGGCGTGCGCAACGTCCAGAGCACGGTCGGCGCGTACAACGCCTCGCTGGCGCTGAACTGGCAGAACCCGACCCCGGCCAGCGGCCCGATCACCGTGCTGCGCGACGGCAAGCCGGTCGCCACGCTGCCCGCCACGGCCACGCAGTACACCGACAGCAACATCGCTGCCGCCAGCGGCATTTACCGCATCAACTACACGCTGGTGCGCAACAACGTGCCGGTATCGATGCTCGCGCAGATCGCCTACGTTGCGCCAACGCCGCTTGCGACCTCGCTCACCAACGGCCTGGCTGCGTATTACAGCTTCGATCCACTGCCCCCGACCGACCGTAAAGCGAATTCGACGATCGGTCCATGGGTGGCCGGCACCGACGGCGGCTCTGCTGCGGCCGACCCGTTTGGCGGCACGGCCCTCTCGGTCGATTCGCGCATCGACGCCTACAAGCTCACGCAGAACGGCGCCGACATCGCGCAAAGCCCGCAATTCACCATCGGCTTCTGGTTCAAGTCGGATTGCACACAGGGCAACGGCACCGGCGAGCCGATCCTCGCCAACAAGGATTACACCTCCGGCGCGAATGCAGGCATCGCCTTCGGCCTGTTCGGGGGCTGCGAAGCGCGCTTCAACCTCGGCAGCGGCGGCAAGCGCGACGACATCCAGGGCATGAAGTTCAGCGCCAACCAGTGGGCGTATCTCGCCTTCTCGGTCGACACGCAGGCCAAGCGCTTCAGCGCTTACATCCTCGACCCGGTGCTCGGCGTGCAAAAGGTGGAAGACAAGGCCATCGCCAATACCGACGTCACGAAGCTGGGCGGCCTGGCCACCAAGGTCTGGGGCCTGAACGACGACGCCACGCACAACTACGTGCCCAACAACCCGGGCTCGCTCAAAGGCGTGATGGCCTACGACGACCTCGCCATGTGGACGCGCCGGCTGACGCTGGATGAACTCAAGACGATCAACGGCTCGCACCAGCCGCTGTCGTCGCTGAACCCCTGA
- a CDS encoding DUF2147 domain-containing protein, with amino-acid sequence MQHTPYALARLAGALALALAAGSAFAQASPAGTWKTIDDNTGKQKGEVTIVDNGGTFTGKVSKILVPGDENKTCTKCTDDRKDQPIKGLTILTGLKPNGNNNWDGGQILDPENGKVYSAKMSLSEDGQKLNVRGYLGISLLGRTQTWIREQ; translated from the coding sequence ATGCAACATACCCCCTACGCTCTCGCGCGCCTGGCTGGCGCACTGGCCCTCGCTCTGGCAGCCGGCAGCGCCTTCGCGCAAGCCAGCCCCGCCGGCACCTGGAAGACCATCGACGACAACACGGGCAAACAGAAAGGCGAAGTGACGATCGTCGACAACGGCGGCACGTTCACGGGCAAGGTCAGCAAGATCCTGGTGCCCGGCGACGAGAACAAGACCTGCACCAAGTGCACGGACGACCGCAAGGACCAGCCGATCAAGGGCCTGACGATCCTGACGGGTCTGAAGCCGAACGGCAACAACAACTGGGATGGCGGCCAGATCCTGGACCCGGAAAACGGCAAGGTCTACAGCGCCAAGATGTCGCTGTCGGAGGACGGGCAGAAACTGAATGTGCGCGGTTACCTGGGCATCAGCCTGCTGGGCCGTACGCAGACCTGGATTCGCGAGCAATGA